The DNA segment AGAACTGGTTTTCGGTGACCCTGTCCGCATAGTAATCCTCCTTCTGGCAAGTAGTATCGGAGAGAATCTCAACCTTAGTTTCCTTCATGAAGCGGGAATATCTGAAGTTACCAGGAACGTCATCTtgaacaaaggaaaaaaaaacagtgattaTAGTGCACTTTCATGGTAGATTCATTAATCATCAAATTATGTATCTAAGATTAAATGTACAAAATTCCAGACATTCAaattatatgtataaaaatCGATCGAAAATAACACTGAAATAATTTGCGTCATTGCGGTGCTGGTATGTTCGCCAAATATAACATCTGTATTCACGTCATGGCATCCCACAGATTACACAGAGCAGCTCTCAAAAACTACAGTGACATGCCTAAATATAATTTCTGAATATACTTGGTGAACAACGGTCACTGTGTGTCATGCCATTAAGTGCTCTATCAAAGGGGCTCTTCGAAAAGGGGTACTTTTTATGTACAAAGAATTACATTAATTTTATTACAATATGCTTTTTAAACAGGAAAACAACAGGACATTAATAAAGCTAACACTGATTTACCATTCCTCTCATGACCATAGCCTGCAATGTTGCAGTAAGTTCCATAGGGCATCATTTGGTGTAGTGGGGGAAGACATGCTATCCTCACTGACTCAGTCTTCTGTGCACACTGTCCATTACGGTCCACAATCTGTAACAGAgctgaacacacaaacaacatagcATTGTTatgcaaaataacaaaacaaaggaGATTGTGCTCAGTGTGTTAAtatagtatttgtgtgtgtgtgtgtgttgtctgaaCTTTTGTTATTTAGTCAAATGCATACCTATGTCATTGTTAAAATCCTCGCTGTTAAACTCCGGGTGAAGCACGATTTTGGCTATTTCAAACTTCTGCTCTTTTTCCAGATTAGTTTTATTGGTGGCATCCTTTCCCAAATAGACAGAATATTCCTCCTTTCTTGTTCTTTTGCTTTTTGAATCAAGAAAGCAATGTGAGATCGCTGCAGTTCATACTGTTGCACATCATATACATATCACGTTTAATCTGAGATGCATGACATACCCAAGAGGGAAGCAGTGGGCTGCGCTGAGGACCCAGCAGGGTGAGATGAGTGTGCCTCCACAGGAAAACGTGTTACCTTGGAAGATAGATGCCAGCCAAGGCTGAGACTCTATTGCAGCCCTTAATCCACCTATAATCTTATATCTTGGTTTTTGGATTCGTTTACCACAAGTCATTTCTGAAAGTTTAAAAGATAGCATTTACAATAAGAACACTGAAGCTGTACAGTTTGATATGCAACTTGAGTAATTGAAAAACAGGACTAATTTAAAATATCTTaccagtgtcctgctttgggaTATCTGTGTAGGACAAATTCATATAGGAAAAAACATAAAGGGAATTAATAATGGACcaattttctctttatattctgTATTTGTTGCTTTATGttcaaagaattaaaataacaataactcACTTCTCTTTGCTTCACACTGTGGAATATCACAGAATCTGCGAACTAACTTGTTGTTTTCCCAAATAAAACACCATGGTCCCTTTCTGTTATCTGGATTTCTGCAAAAAATGCCACAGACATGTCACGATCACCATCAAGTGCAAATCTAGGAACTTGTCCTTATTCAGTAAATGACTCATGGACTGATTGTGCAAGCTTATGATTATTTTAGGGAAGAAGGATTACACCCTTCTTGTTCCCACGCACAGTGACTATAAACAATAGCTTaaataacaaattcattttaCTGCCAAATTTTTCTTCCAATTTAATCTTTTGTTGCAGTTTACACATTAAAAGGAGGGTAAAGGCAATTTATAGcacataaatttaataaatgatcCTGAGCATTACCTGCAATAATTGTGTGGTCTACCTCTCCGGGAAACAGCTACATATCCTGGGCTGTGATGCCAGTATAGACATTTCTTTCCACTGACTGTTACAGAGACAGTTCCTCTGTATTCATTCCCATTACTTCCCTGAGCCAGGCAATCAACATCTGGCAGAGAAAAGGATAAGAATGCCATTCATGATGGTGAGCACACACCGAAGTCAAATCTAATTCAATATATTTAGTAGAGATgagttttaaaaatgaaagactTACCATGCTGTTTACCGTGTTTTCCTGAATTAACGACATTTGTTATCCATGGCCAATGTTTGTGTTTAGATGCctgaaggaggaaggaagaaaaccagacagaaaaaaattagTGTCACGAAGTCTGACAAAACCAGTTCCTTAATTTTGGAAACAAGAATAAACAGTTCTGCTTTTTTCTCCCCACCTCAGCAAGTTCATGAAGTGAACACGTCATTAATAATGTGATCAGCAACCACATTTTGACCACAAACTGTTGTCTGCCTTATATGGAGTCTCTGAAACACATGCGTGAGAACAGCTGCATCAATGTTGTATactgaaaacatttcagaataatGCTTTACAGAAGAAATAAGACCATattctatagatagatagatagatagatagacacatacatacatacatacaaaatgtGCATTGTGCATTTATTAATTCAGATTATGCAACTAATTTAAGTAAACATTTTCCTTAAAAACCTTTTCAAACCTTTTCCTTAAAAACATCTTGAGAAAACTTAGCTTTGTCAAGTTTCATTTTGAAACTCTTTGTCTTATCATGTTGCACATTCCAAATGTTTTTACTGAGATGGTTTTATTAGGCATGCAGTAGCACTGCAGCAATACATATTTGAGGCATTTACATATTCAAGGAAGTGCTGGTCTTTGCTGTAGGTTTGCAGAGGAAAATATTTGAATgtgaatttaaatagaaaagCAAGTGCTTACCTTACAGAAAAGAATTTTTGGAGAGTTTCTCACAGTTGTTCCACGCTGATATTATTGCAGTAGAAACTAGATGTTTCTTTTTGATGGCACTGGTTTCTAGATTGTTGGTCTCACATTTTATAAGGCACCAAGAAGGGCGGGACTAAAGAAGACTCATAGATGTTTTTTCATGTATACGGAAGACTGGTAAGTGATGATTCGCGGGGTGTGAGTCAAGACACTTCCTACTTTTAATATGTTAAATTAGTATAAGAGGAAATGCTCCTAATATGGTATTAATCACTTCACTAATATGGACTACTTTTAGTTCTCAATCTCCTATGACAGTTTCTAAATTCAATGGATTATACATACAAGAAAAATACCTGTCACAACATGCTCTTCACCAAACATACCAGAGCCAATCCTAAGAATTGAATCaagtactgtatatgtatgaatgtatgtatatgtaaatatgtaatataaaattttatgtaaatatacagtaaatcaGTAGTGTTGCTGTTTTTGTATACAAAATTGTAGGTTAGAGATGTGGGGATTTTAGATACTAGGTGTAGAGATACTGAAACTAAATGACATCATTATGTTCTCACTGGAAATGTGTAGGTGCTTGCATGTATTTCCACATATCATAAAAGTTCCCAGATTGCATTTATGATTACaaatgctttgtttgtttgttttttaatttattgtatcTCATTTATTGTACAAAGCATTTAACAGCAAACTTTGTATAGATGAATTGGTTCGAATGCCTTCATTTACAGGTGAAAAGTATGATGAACCCACAGCTTTCTATTGATATTtcataataaatcaaataaaaataataatagtcttTTATGtaattacattatataataagACAGCAAGTTTGGATTTAAAATTCTTTCTTGTTTTATCATGTTATGATTTTTCGTGCTTATTGGCCAAAGAGATGGCATGTGTTCTTGATATAAGGCGCACAAATGATGTCCTTAATATAGAGTTTCTGTTATCTTTAGTTCTTCTTAGTAGATGagttatttgatatatataaaactatttataATACCCGTACTGTCATGCTATGAGTATATTCATTTTAGTGACCTAACTCCTTGTATGTTCGTTGAAGCATTCTGTCACCATCCTGTCTGAACAGACTTCCTGTACACAATGAAATATCAGACGTTGTGTAAGTGATCAGATAAGTGAACAGACAACAAAATCCACGGACAGACAAAATCTAATGCTTAGAAGGATCTTGCTGGACAGCAAGTATTCACTTATTTTTTGCCTGACAAGGATTGAATGAATCCCACGTTTTTCTAGTGGAATATTTCTTCTTCAGAACTGACCACAAAATTATATCATCAATAAACATTCATGGGTATCTGTTGGTGGCTCTCAGTTGCACTACTGCCTTGGCATATTTCAAAATTTGGCTGTGGTATTCTTGAGGAAAATGATCTTATTAAATGAAGATAAATCTTCCTGAGAAAAATACACTATGACCAAACAGGAAGTTAAACTGTTGAAACAACTGAACAATTGGTGTATCACTTGGTTAATCAGAAAACAGTGAGCAAAGAGTTTTGGTAATTATTGGTCATTATAGGATATCTTTGTGAAACACTatgataaaaaagaaattttaaagttttaattctCCCTCGCAGCCCCATCAACTGCTGTATGATCTGCGCCTCATAGTCCTACATGCAGGCTTCCCACAAATTTCTGGGCCCTGTACAAATTTTGTCTGGCCCTTTTGAGCTTTTGTTTACTATTTAGTGCTTCCACCCAGGGACCCTTTATTGTCTACTATCTAGTAGTCCCCAATGTAGACATTCTTGCGGCTAAACACATCTTACATTGAACACAGATTTAAAGGATAATCAACATTCTGTTACACCCTGAACTACTTCTGAAGGAGATAGGAAAATAAGATGGATTAGTCCTATAGTCTGGTACCTTTTAGGCCATGTAACCTCCCTAGTTTCCAAAAAGTTTAAATTTCCATTGTATTAAAATTAGAAAGAGAGATGATTTCCTATTAACTGTTAACTAACAGAAAAATATCAGTCAGGCTCAAGTTAATAcactggaggaaaaaaatcagtgaATTTAATTAATTCTATTCTTTAATAGAATAGTGGTGATTGGACTCATCAAAGACAATG comes from the Hemibagrus wyckioides isolate EC202008001 linkage group LG03, SWU_Hwy_1.0, whole genome shotgun sequence genome and includes:
- the plaua gene encoding plasminogen activator, urokinase a; protein product: MWLLITLLMTCSLHELAEASKHKHWPWITNVVNSGKHGKQHDVDCLAQGSNGNEYRGTVSVTVSGKKCLYWHHSPGYVAVSRRGRPHNYCRNPDNRKGPWCFIWENNKLVRRFCDIPQCEAKRNIPKQDTEMTCGKRIQKPRYKIIGGLRAAIESQPWLASIFQGNTFSCGGTLISPCWVLSAAHCFPLGKRTRKEEYSVYLGKDATNKTNLEKEQKFEIAKIVLHPEFNSEDFNNDIALLQIVDRNGQCAQKTESVRIACLPPLHQMMPYGTYCNIAGYGHERNDDVPGNFRYSRFMKETKVEILSDTTCQKEDYYADRVTENQFCAASPKWTEDACQGDSGGPLLCKANNRMFLFGIISWGEGCAVKNKPGVYTKVTNYNTWIAEQTGLQSFTEGIMYPQKR